The genomic DNA TGTTGCCGATTTGCGTAACACTGATCATGGCAGGGAACCAAGTGACGCAGCTCGGCCGCGACGCGGTCGGTTGGTTTGACGGGCAATCCGAGGAAGCGTTGGATGAAACGATCGAGAAGCTGGAAAAATCGAAACTTGGTTCGGCCCTAAACCAAGCCTACCGGCAACTCGACCCGCCCCAGCGAGACCGAATCAAGGAATCGATCTCGGGGATCGCCGACGGCGCAACGGTCGAACTGTACGACAAAACGCGCGGGCTGATTTCCAACCTCGTTACGTTTGGCGTCAGCCTGTGCATCATGGCGTTGGCGTTGTACTACTTCCTCGCCGATCGCGAACTATTCACGCATGAACTGCACCGGATGATGCCACTTGAAACCGAGGAGGAAAAACGGCTGAGCGAACAATTCCATTGTGTCTGTCGCGGCGTGGTGATGGGGACCGTCGTGGCGGGCGTCGTTCAAGCCGCCTTGGCCGGGCTCGCCTTTGCCATCTTGGGTGTCCCTAACGTTTGGGTGCTGATGGTCTTGACGATGTTCTGTTCGTTCATCCCCTTCATCGGATCGGCCGCCGTCTGGGGATCGGTCGCCGCATGGTTGTTGTTCGAAGGCGACTATGGACGCGGGATCGGTTTGGCAGCCTATGGAGCCGCCATCGTCTCGACCTCCGATAACCTCGTCCGCGCGTACGTGATCGGCAACCAAGCCAAACTACACCCATTGGTCGCGTTGGTGACCGTCCTCGGCGCACTGAAGCTGATGGGGCTGTGGGGCATCTTCGTCGGGCCCATGCTCGCCGCCGTCCTTTACGCGCTGTTAAACATTGCCCGCGATCGCTTCGACCGGTCGCAACCGCCTGTGGCAGATCACAACATCGACTAGCCAGTCTCTCCAGCCAAGCTCTGTTCGGCCGACGGTACCGGTGACTTTCCGTGCGGCGCAACAAGTGCCCAACAGATGCCGCCGAGAAGATAGATGCCGGCGAACAACAGCAGCACAAGGTTCCAGTTGGCGGTCCATTCGAACAACATTCCGACCAGGACGGGACAGGCGGCTGCGGCGAGGTTGCCGCACATGTTGACAAGTCCCATCAGTTGCGGAACCTTGTTTCCCCCGAGGTCGATCGTCGATGCAAACGTTGGTGGTCCCGCCAGGGCCGCGAAGAACGAGCCCAGCGAAAGCAACGCGATCGCCAGTGAAACATCGCTGACAAGCCACGCGCTGAGCACCAACAAGCCGCACACGCAGAGGGCCATCGATCCCATTCCGCTGCGACTCAGCCGTTGCGATCCGGTCCGTTGCCAGATCCAATCGGTGATGAAGCCACCCGACAAACTGCCAGCCAGCGTCCCGCAGAGGACCAGACTTTGCAAGAAGCCCGACGTTTCGATCGACACGCCGCGCGTGGCCTGTAAAAACGTGGGGAACCAACTGGCGAAGAACATGTATCCCGAAGCGCGGCAGATCTGTTGGCCGCACAAAAAGACGATCGCGGAGGTTCGCGGCGGCCCCAGGACGTTCCGGTGTTCACCGATGGGAGCATGCGTGCCGTCGGACCGCTGCGTTTTATGCGCGTGGATCAGCTGCAATTCTTCGTCGTTCACCTTCTCCAATTGCTCGGGGCGATCGCGAAACGAGATTGCAAATCCAATGGCCCACACGATGCCGGGGAGCGAGAAGAGGATGAAGACCCAGCGCCAGTCGATCGATTGCAGCAGCACGCCGGTCAGCCCGCTGGCGGTAATCGCGCCGACCTGCATCCCGGCGCACAAAATTCCACAGGCCAAAGTGCGTCGCGACATTGGAAACCAATGCCCGATCGAATTGCAGGCCGCCGGAAAGATGCCTGCTTGGGAAATTCCCATGATCAATTGGGCGACGATCAACAGGCCAAACCCTGGAGCGATGCCGAGGGCAAATGCCGCGATCGACCATCCGATCGCAAACAACGTCAACGCGAATCGGGTTCCACGTCGCTGCGCGAACCAACCGCAAGGGACTTGGAAGAGGGCGTAGCTCCAGAAAAATGCTCCCAGGAACCAACCCGATTGCTGCAACGTCAGCCCCAGATCCTCGCGAACGGAACTCTCCGCCACGCCGATCGCGTTGCGACAAAGATAGGCCAGCCCCGACGCGATGGTCAGCCAGGCCATCGTGCGATAGCGGATCTTGGTGGGCTGTTGCAGCATATTCGGTAGGCCATCGGGAAGGAGGAATTCGATCGTGGGCTATAACACGTGCTGCAGTCGATCGAACAGCCGGTCGACTTCCGCCGCCGTCTCGGCATCGATTGTCCAACCGACAGGTTGGCGTTGCACCGTATTTTTGAAGATCCCGCGGCGAACGAGCAGATGTTTTTCGATCGCCAAAAAACCATCGAGTCCGGCTGACAACTGCAGCGCGACGATCGCACAGATCGGCAGCGACAATTGATAAATCCGATCGTCGTCTCCCGCTTGCAGCGCATTCCAAAGGGCGACGATTGCGTCCAACAGATCGGTGCCGGGCATCGTGCCGACGATTCCGCGTCGGTAGCAATCGACGAGGTTGATCCCGCCAGAGCCTTCAAAAATCTGTGCTTTCCCACCGGTCGCGTCGCGAAGACGGGAGAGGTTCGGTCCCAGCGGGCTCGCTTCAGGCTTGAACAAAATCCGCTCGGGACCAAATTGTTCTAACAGTTCTCCGTAGACACCGATGTCAATCGCCGAACCGACGTATCCCGAAGCGTCTTGAACCACCAACGGGATCGAGATGCCGGCGGCGATCGCGGCGAAGTAGTCGCGCGTCGCGGCGCTGCTCAGGCTGGTCGAGATCGGCGGAATTGCCATCACCGCCGACGCGCCGACCGACTGGGCATGCTGAGCCAGTTCGACCGCGACCGGAGTGCTCTCGGCACCGACGCTGATCACCGACGTGCCGCGGCCTTGGGCTGCCTTGCAAACATGTTCGGCCAGTTCGCGGCGGCCCGATTCGCTGAGCCGCAAGATTTCGCTGACCATCGCCACAACAACCCCATCGGCTCCCGTGTCGAAGGCCCATTGGATCTCGCGATCGAGCGTCTCGAAATCAAAGTCACCCTGCGGGGTGAAAGGAGTTTGCAGGACGGGAAGGACGCCGCGCAACTGCGGCCGGCTAGCGGAGGATGTCATCGATTTCCTGGGTGAGAGTTTCTAATGTCGCTTCCAAGCAACCGCGGTCGAATGGAGTCTGCCAAACAGCATAGACATCTTTGTCGTAAAGATCCGCCGGTGGCAGGTAGCCGATCGTGCCGTTGATCAGATTCATGCAGATGATCGCGTTATAGGGAAATCGCTTTCGCAATTCGCGCTGCAACAACGAATAGGCTTCGCAACAGCTGCCGACCAGCACGGCGTCCCCCATCCGCCAGATATACAACGGCAACGCGTACGTCTTGCCATCGCCCAGGCGGAGCCGGATATCGCGGCGGCGAAGCAACCGTTCCTGCAACGTGCGGTCGGTGCAGGCGACACGCTGTGCTTCCAGTTCCGCCGCTGATGGCCAGTCTTTCAGCGGCAGATCGACCGACGATTCGACGGCTGCGAGTTTTTCAGAGGCCTTCCGCGGCTGGTGCCGCCACTTCGCTAAGGGAGCTCCCGACGTGACGGCCCCTTCAAAGGCCAGCTGCGTTCCGGCGGGCTCCATTCCGGCGAGGGTCGATAGCGCGGCATATCCCAATTGGCGACCGTGCCCATCGGCGACCGCGGTGTCGCCGACATATTGATAACGGGGCGCCTGGTCGCCGCACGCTCCGAGCAGGAAGACGGCGGGAGCCCCAGTCGCTTGCTGGATCGTCTCGCGCATCGCGCCGATGTAATCGGGTGAGATCGCTGTGTTTTCCCAGGCCAGCGTGGTCGGGTGACAGGCGTAGTTGACGATCGTCGCGCGCAAGTTGCCCTGCGGGTCGGTGACTCGCCCCAACAGCAGCGTTCCGTCGGCTTCGCCTGCGGGATCGAAGCCGCACAAAAAGTGATCGCCTTCCGATTCGGGATCGGGGAGATCGCGGGTCGTTGCAAGTCCGCAGTGCCCGGTCTGCCATTCAAGCGTCGCTTCGCTGGCATCAGCGAAGGCTTGGCGGACCGTGGCGACCGCGGTTTCCAAAATGGAATCGATCCACGGTTTGGTCAGCTCCATTCCTGGCAGCGGATCGGTCGATTCCAGCAACGGCGGACCGGCGTGCGTGTGCGTCAAAGCGAAGATCAGTTGCGAACTGTCGAGCGAAAACTCCTCCAACAGCCGCTGTTGAAACCGAGGAAAAAGTTCCGGTGTTCGCCACCATCCGAGATCGGCATCGATCAGCACCAAGGGCGAATCGCCTGACAACGACGCGATCGTCGTGGCGGTCAACGTCAACGAGCGGTGGATCGAATCGGCCACATCGTGCGCCGCCGCGCCCCAGTTGCGGGAATAGATCCCGACCGGGGGCGTGATGTCGTTCAGCGCGATCCCGATGCGTCCATGAAACGCAGCGTGGTGGAAGGTGGGAGCTGCCTCTGGTGAATCACTCATTACCAATCTCCTACGGCGCCGTCGGAATAAAAGACCCGTTGAGCCAGTTCTTGCTGGAACGGATGTTTGCGGATTTCATCTTCGTCGACGGTCACGCCCAATCCCGGTGCCGTGCCCGGCGTGACGGTCCGCGTCGCTTCATCGACGACGTAACTCTCTTGAACGACATCGCATCGCCAAGGGACATCCTGGTGAACCGCTTCGCAAATGATGTAGCTAGGCTGCGAGAAACCGAACTCCAGCGAAGCCGCGGTGCTGATCGGACCTTGCGGATTGTGAGGTGCCAGCGCGATTCGGTACGCATCGGCAAGCGCCGCGATCCGGCGGGCTTCGGTGAAACCGCCGCAGTGCGTGAGGTCCAACTGGCAGATCTCGCAACCGCGCGCCGCAAAGAGATCGCGGAATGCGGCCAGATGGGTCAGCCGTTCGCCGGTGGCGATCGGAGTCGTCACCGCTGCGTTGATCGCCGCGAGCGATTCGATGCTCTCGGGCCAGCAGGGCTCTTCGAAAAAATAGAGTCCATATTGATCGAGCGCCTTGGCGAACTGCATTCCCATCGCGGGGGAGGGGCGCGCGTGGCAATCGACCATGATGTCGATGTCGTCGCCGACCGCTTCACGCATCGCGGCGACGCAGGCATCGGCCGCCTTGATCGACTTCAATCCTTCCACAGGCATTGTCGGTGGAACCGCCATCGACTTGAACGCGCTAAAACCATCGGCAACGGCTTGCTGAGCCAAGTCGGCAAACTGGCGGGCATTATCGACCGGCGTCTCGTAAAAGCTTTCCAAGTTGCCGCCGCCCAGATGGCAATACATCCGGATCGAATCGCGAACCGGTCCGCCCCACAGGCGATGGCACGGCACGCCATGCACCTTGCCGAGAATATCCCACAGCGCCAGGTCGATGCCGGAGATCGCCGTCGAGCGGACGACGCCGCTGCCGTGCCAGAAATGCTGCCGCCACATCATCTGCCACAGATGTTCGATGCTGGTCGGGTCCTCGCCGATCAGCAGTTCGGACAAATCTTGGATCGATCCCACGACACCGCGGGTGTGCCATTCGAGAGTCGCTTCGCCCCATCCGACCAAGCCGGGTTGGTCGGTGATCACTTTAACGAAGATCCAGTTGCGCATCCTCGCGTGGCAAACGTGCGTTTCGATCGCGGTGATTTTCATGTTGTTTCTTCTGCTTCCAAAGTCCTGTGAGGCCAAAATCATCCAAGAATCCTTCACCGGGAATTTACAGTCTTTTCACCGGGATCACGAACTAAATTTGTTTTTGTCTGACAATGTTACTTGCGTTTGTCACCAATGACAAGTATCGTTCTGAAGTATGTCGATCACCGATTTCATCCGAAACGATTTAGCGCTACGTCTGCGATCCGGTCGCGATCTCCCGGCGCAGCTGACGCTCGACTCGTTGGCCGAACTCTATGACGTCAGCTTCACTCCCGTGCGGGCGGCGGTCGCCGACCTGATCGATGAGGGTTTGCTGCGGAAGGGAGCCAACCGGCGACTCGAAGCCTGTCCGCTGGCCAAAGCACTGAAAGAAGTCGACCAGCTGACCGAGGCCCCCAAGCCGCCTGTCGATCCGGCGGAAAAGATCGCCGACGATTTGGTGCTGTTGAGTCTCGAAGGCAAATCGGTCTACCTGCGCGAAGAGGTGACCGCCGAGAAATATTCGCTCAGCCGTTCGGCGATCCGGAACATCCTGCACCAATTGGCTGGCGAAGGGATGCTCGATCATATCCCGCGCCGCGGTTGGCGTTTGCGACCGTTTCGTCAGGACGATTTGCTGGCGTTTATCGAAGTCCGCGAAGCGTTGGAGCTGAAGGCGTTGCAGTTGGCCCGTCCGCGACTGGACAAGCAACAACTGCAAGCGATCCTCGAACGCAACGCGCCGCCGCCCTCCCCCACCGATCGCTTTCCTGTCGACGAATCGCTGCACGAATATTTGGTCGCGACGTCGGGGAACGCCTACATCCGCGACTTCTTCGAACGTCAGGGCCGGTATTTCCGATTGCTGTTCCGTTGGGAAGACAACGACCGATCGGCAGCCCTTGCAACACTGAAGCAGCACAGCGACGTGGTGCAAGCTTTGCTCGATGAGGATTGGGCTGCTGCCGAAGCCGCTCTGTCTCACCACATTCGATCGAATCACCCGGTCTTAATGACCCGACCACCCACCGACGGTCTCCCTCCCACCGACCCCAAGTAGAGAGGCAATCATGAAGTTTGTCAGCCGAATCTGCACGACAATCATCTGCCTAACGGTTGCAGTCCAAGCGAGCCTCTTCGCCGACGACAACCAAGTCGACTATGAAACTCAAGTCAAACCGCTGCTTCGCGAGCGTTGTTACGCTTGCCATGGAGCGCTGAAGCAGGAAGGGGGCCTGCGTCTCGATACCGGTGCCTTCATTCGACAAGGGGGCGATTCGGGAGCGGCAGTCGATCTCGAGGAGGAACCTCAGTTCAACCTGATCGTCGAACGAACGGCGGACACCGATCCGGGCTCCCGAATGCCACCCGAATTCGAAGGCGAACCGCTCTCGGCCGAACAGGTCGACCTTTTGAAACGCTGGATCGCGGCGGGAGCCGATTCGCCAGCCGACGAGGTCCCGGAAGCCGATCCCGCGCAGCACTGGTCGTTTCAACCGCTCGCCCGTCCCGAAGTTCCCGTCATTGACGATGCAAACTGGGGCCGCAATCCGATCGACGCCTGGATTGCTCAAGGCCATCAAAAGAATGAAATCAAGCCTCAATCCGAAGCCGATCGCGTGCTGTTGCTGCGGCGACTCTCGTTCGACCTGATTGGGTTGCCCCCGACCAGCGAAGAGATCGCTGCGGTTGTCAACGATCAGTCGTCGGACTGGTACGAAAAAACGGTCGACCGGTTGTTGGACGACCCGCGCCATGGCGAGCGATGGGCGCGTCACTGGATGGACAATTGGCGTTACAGCGATTGGTGGGGGCTGAATGCTCAACTGCGAAACAGCCAACGGCACATGTGGCATTGGCGCGATTGGATCGTTGAATCGCTGAACAATGACGTTCCCTACGACGAGATGGTTCGCTTGATGTTGGCGGCCGACGAGCTTGCTCCCGATGACCCTGCCAAACTGAGAGCCACCGGATTTCTGGCTCGCAACTTCTATATCTTCAACCGACACACCTGGATGGACCAAACGGTCGAACATGTCGGTAAGGGCTTGCTTGGTCTGACGATGAACTGCGCCAAGTGCCACGACCATAAGTTCGATCCGATCGGCCATGTCGACTACTACAAAATGCGGGCCTTCTTTGAACCCTATCTGGTCCGTTTAGACAACGTGCCTGGTGAGCTGGACGTCAACAAGGATGGTATCCCACGCGTCTTCGATGCGCTGGTCGATGCGCCGACCTACCTCTTCATTCGTGGCGACGAAGCTCAACCCGATAAGTCGAAGGCGATCGCTCCCGGCGTGCCGAAGATGTTCGAGTTTGAAGAGTTGGCGATCGAGCCAGTCGATCTTCCTCCGGAAGCTTGGCAGCCGGCACGCCACCCCTGGGTGTTGGATGACCATCTTGCCGCCGCACAAAAGCGTCAGCAGGCGAGCCTGCCACGCGTTGAAAAAGCGACAACGGCCTTGGAAAACGCACGCAAGATGGCCGAAGGGGCAAGCCCCGTCGAGGAATCGACCACACCG from Rosistilla carotiformis includes the following:
- a CDS encoding MFS transporter, which produces MLQQPTKIRYRTMAWLTIASGLAYLCRNAIGVAESSVREDLGLTLQQSGWFLGAFFWSYALFQVPCGWFAQRRGTRFALTLFAIGWSIAAFALGIAPGFGLLIVAQLIMGISQAGIFPAACNSIGHWFPMSRRTLACGILCAGMQVGAITASGLTGVLLQSIDWRWVFILFSLPGIVWAIGFAISFRDRPEQLEKVNDEELQLIHAHKTQRSDGTHAPIGEHRNVLGPPRTSAIVFLCGQQICRASGYMFFASWFPTFLQATRGVSIETSGFLQSLVLCGTLAGSLSGGFITDWIWQRTGSQRLSRSGMGSMALCVCGLLVLSAWLVSDVSLAIALLSLGSFFAALAGPPTFASTIDLGGNKVPQLMGLVNMCGNLAAAACPVLVGMLFEWTANWNLVLLLFAGIYLLGGICWALVAPHGKSPVPSAEQSLAGETG
- the dgoD gene encoding galactonate dehydratase, with amino-acid sequence MKITAIETHVCHARMRNWIFVKVITDQPGLVGWGEATLEWHTRGVVGSIQDLSELLIGEDPTSIEHLWQMMWRQHFWHGSGVVRSTAISGIDLALWDILGKVHGVPCHRLWGGPVRDSIRMYCHLGGGNLESFYETPVDNARQFADLAQQAVADGFSAFKSMAVPPTMPVEGLKSIKAADACVAAMREAVGDDIDIMVDCHARPSPAMGMQFAKALDQYGLYFFEEPCWPESIESLAAINAAVTTPIATGERLTHLAAFRDLFAARGCEICQLDLTHCGGFTEARRIAALADAYRIALAPHNPQGPISTAASLEFGFSQPSYIICEAVHQDVPWRCDVVQESYVVDEATRTVTPGTAPGLGVTVDEDEIRKHPFQQELAQRVFYSDGAVGDW
- a CDS encoding dihydrodipicolinate synthase family protein, with amino-acid sequence MTSSASRPQLRGVLPVLQTPFTPQGDFDFETLDREIQWAFDTGADGVVVAMVSEILRLSESGRRELAEHVCKAAQGRGTSVISVGAESTPVAVELAQHAQSVGASAVMAIPPISTSLSSAATRDYFAAIAAGISIPLVVQDASGYVGSAIDIGVYGELLEQFGPERILFKPEASPLGPNLSRLRDATGGKAQIFEGSGGINLVDCYRRGIVGTMPGTDLLDAIVALWNALQAGDDDRIYQLSLPICAIVALQLSAGLDGFLAIEKHLLVRRGIFKNTVQRQPVGWTIDAETAAEVDRLFDRLQHVL
- a CDS encoding alkaline ceramidase; amino-acid sequence: MSDSPEAAPTFHHAAFHGRIGIALNDITPPVGIYSRNWGAAAHDVADSIHRSLTLTATTIASLSGDSPLVLIDADLGWWRTPELFPRFQQRLLEEFSLDSSQLIFALTHTHAGPPLLESTDPLPGMELTKPWIDSILETAVATVRQAFADASEATLEWQTGHCGLATTRDLPDPESEGDHFLCGFDPAGEADGTLLLGRVTDPQGNLRATIVNYACHPTTLAWENTAISPDYIGAMRETIQQATGAPAVFLLGACGDQAPRYQYVGDTAVADGHGRQLGYAALSTLAGMEPAGTQLAFEGAVTSGAPLAKWRHQPRKASEKLAAVESSVDLPLKDWPSAAELEAQRVACTDRTLQERLLRRRDIRLRLGDGKTYALPLYIWRMGDAVLVGSCCEAYSLLQRELRKRFPYNAIICMNLINGTIGYLPPADLYDKDVYAVWQTPFDRGCLEATLETLTQEIDDILR
- a CDS encoding GntR family transcriptional regulator; amino-acid sequence: MSITDFIRNDLALRLRSGRDLPAQLTLDSLAELYDVSFTPVRAAVADLIDEGLLRKGANRRLEACPLAKALKEVDQLTEAPKPPVDPAEKIADDLVLLSLEGKSVYLREEVTAEKYSLSRSAIRNILHQLAGEGMLDHIPRRGWRLRPFRQDDLLAFIEVREALELKALQLARPRLDKQQLQAILERNAPPPSPTDRFPVDESLHEYLVATSGNAYIRDFFERQGRYFRLLFRWEDNDRSAALATLKQHSDVVQALLDEDWAAAEAALSHHIRSNHPVLMTRPPTDGLPPTDPK
- a CDS encoding AI-2E family transporter, whose translation is MPRHFSFWLLIGLIGLFGLLFFHVIKPFVLALFVAIVLTVLFAPMHESLTRGLSGHNRIAAALTTALVLVVVLLPICVTLIMAGNQVTQLGRDAVGWFDGQSEEALDETIEKLEKSKLGSALNQAYRQLDPPQRDRIKESISGIADGATVELYDKTRGLISNLVTFGVSLCIMALALYYFLADRELFTHELHRMMPLETEEEKRLSEQFHCVCRGVVMGTVVAGVVQAALAGLAFAILGVPNVWVLMVLTMFCSFIPFIGSAAVWGSVAAWLLFEGDYGRGIGLAAYGAAIVSTSDNLVRAYVIGNQAKLHPLVALVTVLGALKLMGLWGIFVGPMLAAVLYALLNIARDRFDRSQPPVADHNID